GACCAGGGCCCGGCCCCGGCTGCGGACCATGGGCAGGGTGGCGGGGTCGACGGCGGCCACCGCCTCCGCGGTGGGGAACAGGTGGGTGAGGCCGCCGTCGGGGGCGGGCAGGGGCCGCCCGGTGGCGGCCACGAGGCGGCCGATCACGGTGGAGGCGCCGGCGACGGAGATCTGCTGGCCGACGACCGAGCGCACCGCCACCTCGAAGCCGGCGACGGTGCCCGGCACCCGCAGGCCCGGTCGGGTGCGCACCAGGGGGCCGAGCAGGGCATCGGCCCCCAGGTGGGCGTCGATGGCGACGGGATCGGCATCGAGGTCGAGCAGGCGGCGCAGGCGGGCCACCGCGGCGGTGAGGTCGCGCCCGTCGCCCAGGCGCAGGGTGGCGGCGATGTGGTCGTCGGCCGGGACGAGGGTGGCGGTGGCCGGGGCGTGGGGGAGGTCGAGGGTGCGCCGGAACCCGGTCACCGTGCCCTCGGCGTCCCGCTCGGCCTCGCCCACCCCGGCCACCGCGTGGTCGGCGAGGAAGCGGAGCAGGGCGTCGGCGTCGAGGGGGCGGCGGTGGGCCAGGCGGAGGCTGAGGGTGCCCGGCGTCGGGGGCTGGGTCGGGCCCCGGCGGCCGGCGGCCCGGAGCCCGCCGGGGGTGCGGTCGTACACGGCCCGGACGGTGTCGTTGAACTGGCGGATGCTGCCGAACCCGGCGGCGAAGGCGACATCGGCGAAGGAGAGGTCGGTGGTCTCGATGAGGGTGCGGGCGGTCTGGGCCCGCTGGGCCCGGGCCAGGTCGCGGGGCCCGGCGCCGAGCTCGGCCACGAGGAGGCGCTGGAGCTGGCGGGCCGAGTAGCCGAGACGGCAGGCCAGCCCGGCCACGCCCTCGCGGTCGACGACGCCGTCGGCGATGAGCCGCATGGCCCGGGCCACGACGTCCGCGCGGGCATCCCACTCCGGCGAGCCGGGGCTGGCGTCGGGCCGGCACCGCTTGCACGAGCGGAACCCGGCGCCCTGGGCCGCGGCCGGGGTGGGGAAGAAGCG
Above is a window of Iamia majanohamensis DNA encoding:
- a CDS encoding AlkA N-terminal domain-containing protein gives rise to the protein MIEDPERCYAAVRSRDPRFDGWFTIGVTSTGIYCRPSCPAVTPKRANVRFFPTPAAAQGAGFRSCKRCRPDASPGSPEWDARADVVARAMRLIADGVVDREGVAGLACRLGYSARQLQRLLVAELGAGPRDLARAQRAQTARTLIETTDLSFADVAFAAGFGSIRQFNDTVRAVYDRTPGGLRAAGRRGPTQPPTPGTLSLRLAHRRPLDADALLRFLADHAVAGVGEAERDAEGTVTGFRRTLDLPHAPATATLVPADDHIAATLRLGDGRDLTAAVARLRRLLDLDADPVAIDAHLGADALLGPLVRTRPGLRVPGTVAGFEVAVRSVVGQQISVAGASTVIGRLVAATGRPLPAPDGGLTHLFPTAEAVAAVDPATLPMVRSRGRALVRLAGAVADGRVDLDTGADRDATRAALLALDGIGPWTAECIALRALGDPDAFPATDLGVRRTLTHLAGAPAAAPAAVAARAAAWRPWRAYATLHLWSVTP